One stretch of Bordetella avium DNA includes these proteins:
- a CDS encoding class 1 fructose-bisphosphatase produces MKRKTLTQYLVEQQRSAQALAPEVRLLIEVVARACKAISHAVGKGALGGVLGSLESENVQGEVQKKLDVLSNEILLEANEWGGHLAAMASEEMETIHRIPNRYPKGEYLLLFDPLDGSSNIDVNVSIGTIFSVLRAPHHVSGAEVSEADFLQPGRDQVAAGYAVYGPQTMLVLTIGQGVVGFTLDREMGSWVLTHEKISIPADTKEFAINMSNMRHWDAPVKRYIDECLAGKTGPLGKDYNMRWIASMVADVHRILTRGGIFMYPWDAREPGKAGKLRLMYEANPMSFIVEQAGGASINGTQRILDIQPEQLHQRVSVILGSKNEVERVGRYHSESLT; encoded by the coding sequence ATGAAACGTAAAACCCTTACCCAATATCTGGTCGAGCAGCAGCGCTCGGCCCAGGCGCTCGCGCCCGAAGTACGCCTGCTGATCGAAGTCGTGGCGCGCGCCTGCAAGGCCATCAGCCATGCGGTCGGCAAAGGTGCGCTGGGCGGCGTGCTGGGCAGCCTCGAAAGTGAAAATGTCCAGGGCGAAGTGCAGAAAAAGCTGGACGTCCTGTCCAACGAAATTCTGCTGGAAGCCAATGAATGGGGGGGCCATCTGGCGGCCATGGCTTCCGAAGAAATGGAAACCATCCATCGCATACCCAACCGCTACCCCAAGGGTGAATACCTGCTGCTGTTCGATCCGCTGGACGGCTCGTCCAACATTGACGTCAACGTGTCGATCGGCACCATTTTCTCTGTCCTGCGCGCGCCGCATCATGTTTCCGGCGCCGAAGTCAGCGAGGCAGACTTCCTGCAACCCGGTCGTGATCAAGTCGCCGCCGGCTATGCCGTGTATGGTCCGCAAACCATGCTGGTCCTGACCATTGGCCAGGGTGTGGTGGGCTTCACCTTGGACCGCGAAATGGGTTCCTGGGTACTCACGCACGAGAAAATCAGCATTCCCGCCGATACCAAAGAGTTCGCCATCAACATGTCGAACATGCGCCATTGGGATGCGCCAGTCAAACGCTATATCGACGAATGCCTGGCCGGCAAGACCGGCCCCTTGGGCAAAGACTACAACATGCGCTGGATCGCCTCGATGGTAGCGGACGTGCATCGCATCCTGACCCGTGGCGGCATCTTTATGTATCCCTGGGATGCCCGCGAACCGGGCAAGGCAGGCAAACTGCGCCTGATGTATGAAGCCAATCCGATGAGCTTTATCGTCGAGCAGGCCGGCGGCGCCTCCATCAATGGCACTCAGCGCATTCTGGATATTCAGCCCGAGCAACTGCACCAGCGCGTGAGCGTCATTCTTGGCTCAAAGAATGAAGTCGAACGCGTGGGCCGCTACCACAGCGAAAGTCTAACCTGA
- the pepN gene encoding aminopeptidase N: MRTDTPVTVYRKDYLPYPYAIPEVALSFDLDPESTLVTSRLRLERKPEAAVDAPLELDGEELALQSLRVDGQDWTDYQLDEQRLVIRGLPALCTLEIGARCRPSANSSLMGLYVSGGNFFTQCEAEGFRRITWFADRPDVMSRYRVTLRADARYPVLLSNGNLLSTRQLPDGRQEAQWEDPFLKPCYLFALVAGNLTHREKQVRTRSGREVLLQVYSDPGSESRTAWALESLERALRWDETRFGLELDLDRFMVVAVRDFNMGAMENKGLNIFNAAYVLADPQTATDVNYEGIESVIGHEYFHNWTGNRVTCRDWFQLSLKEGLTVFRDQEFSADMMAHGLDPAAAASARAVKRIDDVATLRAAQFPEDAGPMAHPIRPDSYQEIGNFYTATVYEKGAEVIRMQHTLLGEAGFRAGMDEYFRRHDGQAVTCDDFVNAMDSVYQQLNPGRDLSVFRNWYRQAGTPRVAVTLHQDGDRLTVTLKQHCAPVGVEKQAGVNAVKQPFHIPFAFGLLDRQGRPLSLKLNGVEIGETALLELRETSKSWVFEDVPEGVLPSLLRGFSAPVIVEYNWTEAELALLCAHDRDPFARWEAGQELASRQLLALAASHQAQQPLTVNQGFIAAWRTQLTDPALDAAYRARALALPAEKTLAERMPAIDPPALAVARDFLRAELGRQLAAEWQAIFEANQEEGPYSPAPGPAGKRALKNLALAYLMANESAQALRLAQHQYDNADNMTDSMAALACLVNYAPRPIAQAALDHFYARWQNDPLVVDKWFTLQAAARSSGLPEIRALMAHPAFTLRNPNRARALVFQFCLNNARSMHAADGSGHAFWAEQVLALDALNPEIAARLARAMDNWSRFTPALRGSMQAALQGVRSHEGLSRNVTEIVSKALEFSA; the protein is encoded by the coding sequence ATGCGCACCGATACGCCGGTCACCGTTTACCGCAAAGATTATCTTCCCTACCCTTACGCCATTCCCGAGGTTGCGCTCAGTTTCGACCTTGATCCGGAAAGCACGCTGGTCACATCCCGCTTGCGCCTAGAGCGCAAGCCCGAGGCAGCCGTCGATGCCCCGCTGGAACTGGACGGCGAAGAGCTGGCGCTGCAATCCCTGCGCGTGGACGGCCAGGACTGGACGGACTATCAACTCGACGAGCAGCGGCTGGTCATACGCGGCCTGCCGGCACTATGCACGCTGGAAATTGGCGCGCGCTGCCGTCCTTCGGCCAACTCGTCGTTGATGGGCCTATATGTCTCAGGGGGCAATTTCTTCACGCAATGCGAGGCCGAAGGCTTTCGCCGCATCACTTGGTTTGCCGACCGGCCCGATGTGATGTCGCGCTACCGCGTGACCCTGCGCGCCGACGCGCGCTATCCGGTGCTGCTCTCCAATGGCAATCTGCTGTCCACGCGTCAGTTGCCCGACGGCCGCCAGGAAGCCCAGTGGGAAGATCCCTTCCTGAAGCCCTGCTATCTGTTCGCCCTGGTGGCGGGCAATCTCACGCACCGGGAAAAACAGGTGCGCACCCGATCCGGCCGCGAGGTCCTGCTTCAGGTCTATAGCGACCCGGGCTCCGAGTCGCGCACCGCCTGGGCGCTTGAGTCGCTGGAGCGCGCCCTGCGCTGGGATGAAACCCGTTTTGGCCTCGAGTTGGATCTTGACCGTTTCATGGTCGTCGCCGTGCGCGACTTCAATATGGGCGCCATGGAAAACAAGGGCTTGAATATTTTCAATGCGGCCTATGTGTTGGCCGATCCGCAGACCGCCACCGATGTCAATTACGAAGGCATCGAATCTGTGATCGGGCATGAGTACTTCCATAACTGGACCGGCAACCGCGTCACCTGCCGCGATTGGTTTCAACTGAGTCTGAAAGAGGGCTTGACCGTTTTTCGCGACCAGGAATTCAGCGCCGACATGATGGCGCATGGCCTGGACCCTGCGGCGGCGGCCAGCGCCCGCGCGGTCAAGCGCATTGACGACGTCGCCACGCTGCGCGCCGCGCAGTTCCCGGAAGATGCCGGGCCGATGGCCCACCCCATCCGCCCCGACAGCTATCAGGAAATCGGCAATTTCTATACCGCCACGGTTTATGAGAAAGGCGCCGAAGTCATTCGCATGCAGCACACCCTGCTAGGCGAAGCGGGTTTCCGTGCCGGCATGGACGAGTATTTTCGCCGTCACGACGGCCAAGCCGTGACCTGCGATGACTTCGTTAACGCCATGGACTCGGTCTACCAGCAATTGAATCCGGGCCGTGACCTGTCCGTGTTTCGCAATTGGTATCGTCAGGCAGGCACGCCACGCGTAGCTGTCACGCTGCACCAGGACGGCGACCGCCTGACGGTCACGCTCAAGCAGCATTGCGCACCGGTTGGCGTCGAAAAGCAGGCCGGCGTCAACGCGGTCAAGCAGCCTTTTCATATTCCCTTCGCCTTCGGCCTGCTGGATCGCCAAGGCCGTCCTCTGTCGCTGAAACTGAACGGCGTCGAGATCGGCGAGACTGCCCTGCTCGAACTGCGTGAAACCAGTAAAAGCTGGGTTTTCGAGGATGTGCCAGAGGGCGTGCTGCCTTCCCTTTTGCGAGGCTTCTCAGCACCGGTCATCGTCGAGTACAACTGGACAGAAGCCGAACTCGCACTGCTCTGCGCCCACGATAGGGACCCATTCGCCCGCTGGGAAGCCGGCCAAGAACTCGCCAGCCGCCAGTTGCTGGCCTTGGCGGCCAGCCACCAGGCGCAACAACCCTTGACCGTAAATCAGGGCTTTATCGCTGCCTGGCGCACCCAACTGACGGACCCGGCGCTAGACGCTGCTTATCGGGCGCGTGCCCTGGCGCTGCCCGCAGAAAAAACACTGGCGGAGCGTATGCCTGCCATCGATCCGCCCGCGCTGGCCGTGGCGCGCGATTTTCTGCGCGCAGAGCTGGGGCGCCAATTGGCTGCCGAATGGCAAGCGATATTTGAAGCCAATCAAGAGGAAGGCCCCTACAGCCCGGCTCCGGGCCCGGCAGGGAAACGCGCCTTGAAGAACCTGGCCCTGGCGTATCTGATGGCGAACGAGTCGGCGCAGGCCCTGCGCCTGGCGCAGCATCAATACGATAACGCCGACAATATGACCGACAGCATGGCGGCTCTCGCTTGCCTGGTGAACTACGCGCCGCGCCCCATCGCTCAGGCCGCACTCGATCATTTCTATGCCCGCTGGCAGAACGACCCCTTAGTGGTGGACAAGTGGTTCACGCTACAGGCGGCCGCCCGCTCGTCGGGCCTGCCGGAAATCCGCGCCCTGATGGCCCACCCCGCCTTCACGCTGCGCAATCCCAATCGCGCTCGCGCCCTGGTGTTCCAGTTCTGCCTCAACAATGCGCGCAGCATGCATGCCGCCGATGGCTCGGGCCATGCTTTCTGGGCGGAACAGGTGCTTGCGCTGGACGCTTTAAACCCTGAAATCGCCGCACGCCTGGCTCGCGCGATGGACAACTGGTCACGCTTCACGCCCGCGCTGCGTGGCAGTATGCAGGCCGCATTGCAAGGCGTGCGCAGCCACGAAGGGCTATCACGCAACGTCACCGAGATCGTATCTAAAGCACTGGAATTCTCCGCCTAG
- a CDS encoding DUF4136 domain-containing protein, protein MSSVLGAVRWGRLTAVSFSLLAAALVSGCAAPTVAARVTSFQQWPQGVEGQTYRFEPANAAQVNNLEYQSFQDMVRAGIGPTGLVEARDGQKARFTVSFTYGSKQTQIMVRRAYDPFFSAGYGYYGPRGWGGPFGGGPFWGPEWVDVPTLAFRNDLSLQIKDAAKGNAEVYRSTAYIVSQREDLLRAMPYLVQAIFDNFPGNNGSEREVELPLN, encoded by the coding sequence ATGTCGAGTGTTTTGGGTGCGGTCCGGTGGGGGCGTTTGACGGCAGTGTCGTTCAGCCTTTTGGCGGCCGCGCTGGTCAGTGGATGCGCGGCGCCTACCGTCGCCGCCAGGGTGACATCGTTTCAGCAATGGCCGCAGGGCGTCGAGGGGCAGACCTATCGTTTTGAGCCGGCCAACGCCGCTCAGGTAAACAATCTGGAATATCAGTCTTTCCAGGATATGGTTCGTGCGGGTATCGGCCCGACCGGTCTAGTCGAAGCGCGCGACGGTCAGAAAGCCCGCTTCACGGTCAGTTTTACCTACGGTTCCAAGCAAACCCAGATCATGGTGCGCCGTGCCTATGATCCATTTTTTTCAGCGGGCTATGGCTATTATGGTCCGCGTGGCTGGGGTGGGCCATTCGGGGGAGGGCCTTTCTGGGGGCCAGAGTGGGTAGATGTTCCCACCCTTGCTTTCCGTAATGACCTGAGCTTGCAGATCAAGGATGCCGCCAAGGGGAATGCTGAGGTCTATCGCTCCACGGCCTATATTGTCAGCCAGCGTGAAGATCTGCTGCGTGCCATGCCCTATCTGGTGCAGGCGATATTCGATAACTTTCCGGGCAATAATGGTTCGGAAAGGGAAGTCGAACTTCCACTAAATTAA
- a CDS encoding H-NS histone family protein has product MPRETYAAQQAKIEKEISRLQKRAEALQTRRRKPVIASIVKSMREYNITPEEIIAALGSAKSTRAAAPRRKATSDGSKRAVAPKYLHPQTGETWSGRGKAPRWLVAEEGNGASRDSFLIK; this is encoded by the coding sequence ATGCCCCGAGAGACTTACGCAGCACAGCAAGCCAAGATCGAAAAAGAAATCAGCCGACTCCAAAAGCGTGCCGAAGCCCTGCAAACGCGGCGGCGCAAGCCGGTTATCGCTTCGATTGTGAAGTCGATGCGTGAATACAATATCACCCCCGAAGAGATCATCGCTGCGCTGGGTAGTGCCAAATCAACGCGTGCAGCCGCTCCTCGCCGCAAAGCGACGTCCGATGGCTCCAAAAGAGCCGTCGCTCCGAAGTATCTCCACCCGCAGACCGGTGAAACCTGGAGCGGACGAGGCAAAGCGCCGCGCTGGCTGGTTGCAGAAGAAGGCAACGGGGCCAGCCGCGACAGTTTTCTCATTAAATGA
- the tldD gene encoding metalloprotease TldD — MKLIDPAIQSLATAKSLLLDPWGLTEADLARALGEIFAHKVDYADLYFQYTRSEGWSLEEGIVKTGSFSIGQGVGVRAISGEKTAFAYSDSLSPEALLSSARTVRGIARQGAGKVKVAAYRPADDGRSLYADIDPLATLSAADKVALLERLEGLARARDPHIIQVMAGLGAEYDVVLVAGSDGRLAADVRPLVRLSLTVIAERNGRREMGHAGGGGRSGLDYFSDEILRDYVERAVHEAMTNLEARPAPAGEMPVVLGSGWPGILLHEAVGHGLEGDFNRKGSSIFSGRIGQRVASKGVTVIDDGTLQGRRGSLNIDDEGNASQRNVLIEDGILRGYMQDTLNARLMKTQATGNGRRESFAHLPMPRMTNTYMLGGDKVPEEIIASVKKGLYAVNFGGGQVDITSGKFVFSASEAYMIENGKVTYPVKGATLIGNGPDAMNRVSMIGNDMRLDSGVGTCGKEGQSVPVGVGMPTLRMDGLTVGGTA; from the coding sequence ATGAAACTGATCGATCCCGCGATTCAATCCCTGGCTACCGCCAAATCCCTGCTGCTTGACCCTTGGGGTCTGACCGAAGCCGATCTGGCGCGGGCTTTGGGAGAAATATTTGCCCATAAGGTCGATTACGCGGATCTCTACTTCCAATACACGCGCAGCGAAGGCTGGAGCTTGGAAGAGGGTATTGTCAAAACGGGCAGTTTTTCGATCGGGCAGGGCGTGGGTGTGCGTGCGATCAGCGGCGAGAAAACCGCTTTCGCCTATTCCGACTCCCTGTCGCCGGAAGCCTTGCTCTCTTCGGCCCGCACGGTGAGAGGGATTGCGCGTCAAGGCGCAGGCAAGGTCAAGGTGGCGGCTTATCGTCCGGCTGATGACGGTCGCAGCCTCTATGCCGATATCGATCCGCTTGCCACCCTGAGTGCCGCCGATAAGGTCGCCCTGCTGGAACGTCTGGAAGGCCTGGCGCGCGCGCGCGATCCGCACATCATCCAGGTCATGGCGGGCCTCGGCGCGGAGTATGACGTCGTACTAGTTGCGGGTAGCGATGGCCGTCTTGCCGCCGATGTCAGGCCTTTGGTGCGTCTGTCACTGACCGTGATCGCCGAGCGTAACGGACGCCGTGAAATGGGCCATGCAGGCGGCGGCGGCCGCAGTGGCCTGGATTATTTCTCCGACGAAATTCTCCGTGATTACGTTGAGCGGGCGGTTCACGAAGCCATGACGAATCTTGAGGCTCGTCCGGCGCCTGCCGGGGAAATGCCGGTCGTGCTGGGCTCGGGCTGGCCCGGCATCCTGCTTCATGAAGCCGTTGGGCATGGTCTTGAGGGCGATTTCAACCGCAAGGGGTCCAGCATCTTTTCTGGGCGTATCGGTCAGCGTGTGGCGTCTAAAGGCGTCACGGTCATCGATGACGGTACCTTGCAGGGCCGGCGCGGCTCGCTCAACATTGACGACGAGGGCAATGCTTCCCAGCGCAATGTGTTGATCGAAGATGGAATTCTGCGCGGCTACATGCAAGACACCCTAAATGCGCGCCTCATGAAAACCCAGGCCACCGGCAATGGTCGGCGTGAATCCTTCGCGCACTTGCCTATGCCTCGCATGACCAACACCTATATGCTGGGCGGCGACAAGGTGCCCGAAGAGATCATCGCTTCCGTGAAAAAAGGCTTGTATGCCGTCAATTTCGGCGGTGGGCAGGTCGATATCACGAGCGGTAAGTTCGTGTTCTCGGCGTCTGAGGCCTATATGATCGAAAACGGCAAGGTCACCTACCCCGTCAAGGGCGCAACCTTGATCGGCAATGGTCCAGACGCCATGAATCGTGTGAGCATGATCGGCAACGACATGCGCCTGGATTCCGGTGTTGGCACCTGTGGCAAAGAGGGCCAGAGCGTGCCGGTCGGCGTGGGCATGCCGACGCTGCGCATGGACGGTCTGACGGTCGGAGGTACTGCCTGA